Part of the Corynebacterium caspium DSM 44850 genome, GAAAGTGAATCCCACACCACTTACTATTTAAAGCACCCTTTCGGGGGTGGGTATACAGGGGAATCGAAAGAGTGTTTTGGGTGTTGGCAGGGGGTTTGGGCACAAAAAATGCGGGCCTGTGCAGAATTGCCACACACCCGCATTTATTTAAATCAGCCCTAAAACTAGACGTTTTCGCGTACTAATTCTTCCAAACTACCCGGTGCTAGCAGAGCCGGGGCTACTTCTAGCACGGTGAAAGCGCCTTTTTCGCCACGGGCAGCCATGCGGGCTGCGGCGCGTCCATAAGCAACCTGTACGGCAGCGGTGAAATCAGGATTACGATCCAACTTCAAGCTGTATTCCACTACGTGATTACTAATGCCAGCTTTACCAGTGGTAATTACATGCCCACCGTGGGGCATCCCGGAGTGATCCCGATCAAAGGTTTCTTGATCGATGAAATTCACTTCTACTTCATAGCCCACAAAATAATCAGGCATGGTGCGAATTTCTTCTTCGATGCGAGCCTGCTCTGATTCTGGAGCAACAACCCAGCACTGGCGAACGTGGCTGTGCTTGGAATCAATATCTGCAGCTTCTCCGCGACGGGCCTTTTCCAGGGCCTCTGGATTTGGCAGGGTGTACTGCACAGCAGCTACTACCCCATCGAGGCGGCGCAAAGCATCAGAGTGACCCTGCGAAAGACCTGGACCCCAGAAGGTGTTGGTCTCATGCTCGGGCAGCGCAGCCTTGGCATATACCCGGTTTAGGGAGAACATGCCTGGATCCCAACCGGTGGCCACAATAGCGACGGTGCCAGCTTCTTTGGCTACTTCATCCATGCGCGTCCGGTGATCCCAGATATCGCGGTGGTTGTCGTAGGTATCAACGGTAGGAGCAACAGCGGCAAAGCGGGTAGCTTGGGCCGGAATATCAGTGGCACTTCCCAAGCACAGGAAGATGACATCCAACTTATCGCCATACTGCTCTACTTCATCTACCGGAATTACCGGAGCAGTGGTATCCAGGGTGGCACGGCGGGAAAAAACTCCCACCAATTCCATATCGGGTTGCACGGAAACTACGTTTTCCACAGACTTGCCAAGGTTTCCATAACCTACAATGCCAACTCGGATTTTATTATTCATAAGTTATTCTTTCTGCTTGGGATCAAGTATTGCCCCAGTTTATATCCTGGCAACTTGGAAATAGATGTGTAAAAGATAATTTTTAATCAAGATCATCATGTTTGACGAGACGACGGGCTGCTTCAGTAATTGATCCTGATAATGAAGGATAAACTGAAAAGGAATCAGCGAGTGCTTTAACAGTTAAGCCACTACTTACTGCTAAAGCTATGGGAAAGATCAACTCTGAGGCCTGCGGGGCCACTATTACCCCGCCAATTACTACCCCGGAATTTTTGCGGCAAAAGATTTTTACAAAGCCGCGTTGCAGGGAGCGCATCTTAGCGCGCGGATTAGTAGCTAAAGGCAACATGATGGTGCGCGCAGAAACTTCTCCACTTACTATCTGCTGCTGGGTAACCCCAACAGCTGCTATTTCTGGGCGCGTAAATACGGCGGTGGCCACAGTTTTTAAACGTAGTGGCGCAACACCTTCGCCAAGGGCGTGATACATCGCGATGCGACCTTGCATGGCTGCTACTGAGGCTAAGGGGAAAACATCAGTACAGTCACCAGCTGCATAAATCCCCGAAATATTGGTGCGCGATACTCGATCCACTCGAATATGGCCAGAGGGCGTGGTTTCTACCCCTACTTCTGCTAACCCAAGATTGGCGGTAGCTGGAGTAGAACCCACTGTCATTAATGCATGTGAACCGGTAATTTCGCGCCCATCAGCGGTGGTAACCACCACTCCAGTAGCACTAGCTACTACCTTTTCCACGCGGGCATCTTTGAGCAGGGAAACTCCACGATCCTCTAGCACATCTTCGAGAACATCGGCGGCATCTGCGTCATCATGAGGCAAAATCCGATCTCGGGAGGCCACCATGGTTACTCGTACTCCCAGCTCAGTGAAAGCTGAGACGAATTCAGCACCGGTAACTCCAGAGCCCACCACGATTAGGTGTTCGGGTAATTCGGTGAGGTTATAGACTTGCTGCCAGGTTAAAATGCGGGTGCCATCAGGAATTGCCCCTGGTAGAACCCGCG contains:
- a CDS encoding diaminopimelate dehydrogenase; translation: MNNKIRVGIVGYGNLGKSVENVVSVQPDMELVGVFSRRATLDTTAPVIPVDEVEQYGDKLDVIFLCLGSATDIPAQATRFAAVAPTVDTYDNHRDIWDHRTRMDEVAKEAGTVAIVATGWDPGMFSLNRVYAKAALPEHETNTFWGPGLSQGHSDALRRLDGVVAAVQYTLPNPEALEKARRGEAADIDSKHSHVRQCWVVAPESEQARIEEEIRTMPDYFVGYEVEVNFIDQETFDRDHSGMPHGGHVITTGKAGISNHVVEYSLKLDRNPDFTAAVQVAYGRAAARMAARGEKGAFTVLEVAPALLAPGSLEELVRENV
- a CDS encoding NAD(P)H-quinone dehydrogenase, coding for MPRRIVIIGGGPAGYEAALTGANYGAEITLIENDGLGGSAVLHDCVPSKAFIAGTNIRTDLRRADEMGLDEGIGKVQLHLDTLNSRVQKLAQVQSEDIRAQVAAAGVRVVRGRGRLADYKTKQSIHYVEVTGDNGVQETIECDLVLLATGAVPRVLPGAIPDGTRILTWQQVYNLTELPEHLIVVGSGVTGAEFVSAFTELGVRVTMVASRDRILPHDDADAADVLEDVLEDRGVSLLKDARVEKVVASATGVVVTTADGREITGSHALMTVGSTPATANLGLAEVGVETTPSGHIRVDRVSRTNISGIYAAGDCTDVFPLASVAAMQGRIAMYHALGEGVAPLRLKTVATAVFTRPEIAAVGVTQQQIVSGEVSARTIMLPLATNPRAKMRSLQRGFVKIFCRKNSGVVIGGVIVAPQASELIFPIALAVSSGLTVKALADSFSVYPSLSGSITEAARRLVKHDDLD